From Anaerobranca gottschalkii DSM 13577, the proteins below share one genomic window:
- the cas5b gene encoding type I-B CRISPR-associated protein Cas5b, with protein MASEVVVFDIIGYMGHFRKYYTNSSSLSYSVPTRTNLIGLVAAVMGFERDSYYQQLQDDKLKIAVQKLTKTRKIIQTVNYMKITTKKEFIEPSNHSQIPFEIVTGAGDFLKYRVYLSHIDPTFLEQFIERLKNKRYFFPPYLGAAPFSCVLEYVGRERVEEKKVNDLVYIASIIPLNKINHKGLAFNKLNSDYALVKEKMPRDFEDDRIVKEVGSYLFDENCNPIPIYLEDSYYEVGDTNILYM; from the coding sequence ATGGCTAGTGAAGTAGTTGTTTTTGACATAATTGGATATATGGGACATTTTAGAAAATACTATACCAACTCATCTTCTTTATCCTATTCGGTTCCAACAAGGACCAATTTAATTGGTCTGGTGGCAGCGGTTATGGGGTTTGAAAGGGATAGTTATTACCAACAACTCCAAGATGATAAATTAAAAATTGCTGTTCAAAAGTTAACGAAAACCCGGAAAATCATTCAAACTGTAAACTACATGAAGATAACTACAAAAAAAGAGTTTATAGAACCTAGTAATCACAGCCAAATACCCTTTGAAATAGTTACAGGAGCAGGAGATTTCCTTAAATACCGGGTATATTTGTCCCATATAGACCCAACTTTTTTAGAACAGTTTATAGAGAGGCTGAAAAATAAAAGGTATTTTTTCCCACCATACTTGGGGGCAGCTCCCTTTAGTTGTGTACTAGAGTATGTTGGCAGGGAAAGGGTTGAAGAAAAGAAGGTTAATGATTTAGTATATATTGCCAGCATAATACCGTTAAACAAAATAAACCATAAAGGCCTAGCTTTTAATAAACTAAACTCAGATTATGCTTTAGTTAAAGAGAAAATGCCTAGGGATTTTGAAGATGACAGAATAGTTAAAGAGGTAGGTTCCTATCTTTTTGATGAAAATTGTAATCCAATCCCCATTTATTTAGAAGATAGTTACTATGAAGTGGGGGATACCAATATTTTATATATGTAG
- the cas7b gene encoding type I-B CRISPR-associated protein Cas7/Csh2 translates to MKNSEILFLYDAKLTNPNGDPDEENRPRMDYEREINLVSDLRLKRYVRDYLSEKDYPIFVSKLEGKSVRPEKIITKLKEELGKEKLTDDDLLNKFIDVRLFGATMPVEKDTRTFTGPVQFNWGQSLNKVEIFEASITSQFATTDKNEQGAIGKDYRVKYSFIGFSGVISGNRAKYTNLTEDDVLELDQALVKAIPLQATRSKIGQYPRLYLRVEYRDSETILGDYRSLVKLESKVDSPRDITEVALDITNLQGFLRENKDKIGKVRYFVHPQLVMTINGQSASITDLLGDISFEEVR, encoded by the coding sequence ATGAAGAATAGTGAAATCTTATTTTTGTATGATGCTAAATTAACAAATCCTAATGGTGATCCCGATGAGGAAAACCGTCCTAGAATGGACTATGAGCGGGAAATCAATTTAGTTTCTGATTTAAGGCTAAAAAGATATGTAAGAGATTATTTATCAGAAAAGGATTATCCTATTTTTGTTAGCAAATTAGAGGGCAAATCTGTAAGACCAGAAAAAATTATTACAAAACTAAAAGAGGAATTGGGTAAAGAAAAACTTACCGATGATGATTTATTAAATAAATTTATCGATGTAAGACTTTTCGGTGCCACAATGCCTGTGGAAAAAGATACTAGAACCTTTACTGGACCGGTACAATTCAATTGGGGTCAATCTTTAAATAAAGTTGAAATATTTGAAGCTTCAATTACCTCCCAATTTGCTACCACAGATAAAAATGAGCAAGGGGCTATTGGAAAGGATTACCGGGTAAAATATTCCTTTATTGGATTTTCAGGGGTTATAAGTGGTAATAGGGCAAAATATACCAATTTAACAGAAGATGATGTTTTAGAATTAGATCAAGCTTTAGTTAAAGCTATTCCATTACAAGCTACCAGAAGTAAAATTGGTCAATATCCTAGACTTTATTTGAGGGTAGAGTATAGAGATAGTGAAACTATTTTAGGGGATTACAGGTCATTAGTTAAACTAGAATCAAAGGTTGATAGTCCTAGGGATATAACAGAAGTAGCTTTAGATATTACTAATTTACAAGGATTTTTAAGGGAGAATAAAGATAAAATTGGTAAAGTACGCTACTTTGTTCATCCTCAATTAGTGATGACAATAAATGGTCAATCTGCTTCTATTACTGATTTATTAGGTGATATATCCTTTGAAGAAGTTAGGTGA
- a CDS encoding TIGR02556 family CRISPR-associated protein, producing the protein MQESILEIGNIIYSPSKFIDDLIKRVDVKDKKGNNFYVVQLDFDTRNKKIELIESQIDDETAKELVYVGSADGSSSPQWYTTAASLEYLITQTIPNLIEMEIEGISDRLKDILQEFFWDLGEQKGQQKRYRYLLNLKKISPKLPDKEELLNELAGGKLKDLGKNAKKHIDNYLKEERDINSKSIKLYYITIDGERLSDKKEYIDRIVEEKSNVKIVEKGICYGCGSRDELTDDTTKLKIKFYTTNQWNFPSNFKPENYSKNMLLCKTCYTKLQVGEQFVFKNFDTRLAAFKVFVIPHILFPANLKEEDLKLFADKTNKTFNVAKRVEKLKEIEEEIQKFLEYEEIENYFLFNIIFYKTSQSSTKVLKFIKDVAPSRFNKIIKAFDDVKGRFKNILPEYNLSSFGLESVYWLTPVKIDNKGEVTEFRKILKIYDSFFTGNKLAKRMIIETQIKLFKILYYEQFKTFNIKEGNLDFDVIRSNMYLRVLQNLGIIEEGEGLDTTNLNLSEEIKGYLEEMAMDSQEAAMFLLGYLIGKVANKQYLERNKRKPILNKLNYNGMDQGKVLRLSNEIIDKLRQNKVLNYETERVFAVHRQLLDKEIKNWKLNKMENLYYILSGYSFSTLKVMGNKKEINDEGGISDEE; encoded by the coding sequence GTGCAAGAGAGTATCTTAGAAATTGGAAATATCATCTACAGTCCCAGTAAATTTATCGATGATTTAATTAAAAGGGTTGATGTAAAGGACAAAAAAGGAAACAATTTTTATGTAGTACAGCTGGATTTTGACACTAGGAATAAAAAAATTGAGCTAATTGAAAGTCAAATTGATGATGAAACAGCAAAGGAATTGGTATATGTAGGATCTGCCGATGGTTCTAGTTCTCCACAATGGTATACAACTGCTGCATCTTTAGAATATCTTATTACCCAAACAATCCCTAATTTGATAGAAATGGAGATAGAAGGAATAAGTGATAGGTTAAAGGATATTTTGCAGGAATTTTTTTGGGATTTAGGGGAACAAAAGGGCCAACAAAAACGCTATAGGTACTTACTTAATTTAAAGAAAATCTCACCTAAACTGCCGGACAAAGAAGAATTACTAAATGAATTAGCCGGGGGAAAACTAAAGGATTTAGGTAAAAATGCAAAAAAACATATTGATAATTATCTTAAAGAAGAACGGGATATAAATAGTAAAAGTATCAAACTTTACTACATTACTATAGATGGAGAAAGGCTAAGTGATAAGAAAGAATATATAGATAGAATAGTTGAAGAAAAATCAAATGTAAAAATAGTTGAAAAAGGCATCTGTTATGGCTGTGGCTCTAGAGATGAACTGACTGATGATACGACAAAACTGAAGATTAAGTTTTACACAACTAATCAATGGAATTTTCCCTCTAATTTTAAACCAGAAAACTACAGTAAAAATATGCTTTTGTGTAAGACTTGTTATACTAAACTTCAAGTAGGGGAACAGTTTGTTTTTAAAAACTTTGATACTAGACTGGCAGCTTTCAAAGTCTTTGTTATTCCCCATATTTTGTTTCCAGCAAATTTAAAGGAAGAGGATTTAAAACTATTTGCAGATAAAACTAATAAAACCTTTAATGTTGCTAAAAGGGTAGAAAAGTTAAAAGAAATAGAAGAGGAAATCCAAAAATTTTTAGAATATGAGGAGATAGAAAATTATTTTCTATTCAATATAATCTTCTATAAAACAAGTCAAAGTTCAACTAAAGTATTAAAGTTTATCAAAGATGTAGCACCTTCTAGATTTAACAAAATTATAAAAGCTTTTGATGATGTTAAAGGTAGGTTTAAAAATATCTTGCCAGAATACAATTTAAGTAGTTTTGGTCTAGAAAGTGTTTACTGGTTGACTCCAGTAAAGATAGACAATAAAGGGGAAGTTACAGAGTTTCGGAAAATATTAAAGATTTATGATAGTTTCTTTACTGGCAACAAATTGGCAAAAAGAATGATCATCGAAACTCAAATTAAGTTGTTTAAAATCCTTTATTACGAGCAATTTAAAACTTTTAATATAAAAGAAGGAAATCTCGATTTTGATGTTATTAGGTCTAACATGTACCTTAGGGTATTACAAAATTTAGGTATTATAGAGGAGGGAGAAGGGTTGGATACTACTAATCTTAATTTATCTGAAGAGATTAAAGGTTATCTTGAGGAAATGGCAATGGATTCCCAAGAGGCAGCAATGTTTTTACTAGGTTATTTAATTGGTAAAGTGGCTAATAAACAGTACTTAGAAAGGAATAAGAGAAAACCAATTTTAAACAAGCTCAATTACAATGGTATGGACCAAGGAAAGGTTTTAAGATTATCAAATGAAATTATTGACAAGCTAAGACAAAACAAAGTTTTAAATTATGAGACAGAAAGAGTTTTTGCAGTTCATCGACAATTATTAGATAAAGAAATTAAAAATTGGAAGTTAAATAAAATGGAAAACCTTTATTACATTTTATCAGGGTATAGTTTTTCTACTTTAAAAGTTATGGGTAATAAAAAAGAGATAAATGATGAAGGGGGAATTTCTGATGAAGAATAG
- the csm5 gene encoding type III-A CRISPR-associated RAMP protein Csm5, with protein MKVNLETLTPVSIGSEQKASQFLDYIYDNNKVYYIDHDKLYDEIEKHPQGESLLEEYIKIIKEQSKRNSNSYNLTSFLISCKIDFKKAVLSAVETEGVINKQISLHIKTNNAPYIPGSTIKGAIRTAIIFNLFEEDDDTKLLYEYIFKNKDDDKKRGEKHYIGENYLYKGDRDILKHLQVSDSQLFTESDLVVTNLKRINIINNKGSSIPIVREVIKEGAKTILTIKTLGEDYHEDIKDFLFLKKGEEKGLLKLINEYTKVNISKEIRMLKKEKGEKALISFYENLIQSVEKLDNTQEAIMRIGWGKTYFDNTISNKLKEENIERIKNEIFSNSKSKTVFPTTRVYSDINKKIRPLGWVKITIDTN; from the coding sequence ATGAAGGTTAATTTAGAAACATTAACGCCAGTAAGTATTGGCTCTGAACAAAAAGCATCCCAATTTCTAGATTATATTTATGATAATAATAAAGTTTATTATATAGATCATGATAAATTATATGATGAAATTGAAAAACATCCACAAGGTGAATCTTTGTTAGAGGAGTATATCAAAATAATTAAAGAACAAAGCAAAAGAAATAGCAATTCATATAATTTGACTTCTTTTTTGATTAGTTGCAAGATTGATTTTAAAAAGGCTGTTTTAAGTGCAGTGGAAACTGAAGGAGTAATAAATAAACAAATATCCCTTCATATTAAAACCAATAATGCACCCTATATACCAGGAAGTACTATAAAAGGAGCTATTAGAACAGCTATTATCTTTAACCTTTTTGAAGAAGATGATGATACAAAGTTATTATATGAATACATTTTTAAAAATAAAGATGATGATAAAAAAAGGGGAGAGAAACATTATATAGGTGAAAACTATTTATATAAGGGAGACAGGGATATTTTAAAACATTTACAAGTTTCGGATAGTCAGTTGTTCACAGAAAGTGATTTAGTAGTAACTAATTTAAAAAGGATAAACATTATCAATAATAAAGGTTCTTCTATACCAATAGTCCGTGAAGTAATTAAGGAAGGAGCAAAAACAATTTTAACTATCAAAACTTTAGGTGAGGATTATCACGAAGATATAAAGGATTTTCTTTTCTTAAAAAAAGGAGAAGAGAAAGGATTATTAAAGTTAATTAATGAATACACTAAGGTTAATATTTCTAAAGAAATAAGAATGTTAAAAAAAGAAAAGGGAGAAAAAGCTTTAATAAGTTTTTATGAAAATCTTATACAATCTGTAGAAAAATTAGACAACACACAAGAAGCTATAATGAGAATAGGATGGGGCAAAACATATTTTGATAATACTATATCTAATAAATTAAAAGAAGAAAATATAGAAAGGATAAAAAATGAGATTTTTTCAAATTCTAAGTCTAAAACTGTTTTTCCAACTACGAGGGTATATAGTGATATAAACAAAAAAATAAGACCTTTAGGTTGGGTTAAAATTACTATCGATACAAATTGA
- the csm4 gene encoding type III-A CRISPR-associated RAMP protein Csm4 produces MLIFKLYPSNLTKFHIGDSNRNLKDFFSSDQLFSSLYNCGVLMFDKNDQFFDELKKVTISSMMPGIKIIAGEKEREILFLPKPILPIDNSNSNDDEISTNKKYKRIRYVSIEAFKELQFKWNQNNEKLEFDFNPFISIGGSYIYTKEELAGLNITTNLDNVKLLQKKTLPKVVISRLDDTSENFFFQEEVEVNYFKKGNLTLKPFYYFICREEVSLKFKAVVRLLADEGIGGKRSLFHGIFEKVVEEQFEENLINNNGNLFMSLSSVIPQKEELSKLMYYDLEERNGYIYSTTGRSYRKKTIRVIKEGSIFSGNIEGNILETQYDVFNKHPIFQYGRAFLIPFGEVNR; encoded by the coding sequence ATGTTGATTTTTAAACTATATCCTAGTAACTTAACTAAATTTCATATAGGGGATAGTAATAGAAATTTAAAAGATTTTTTTTCATCAGATCAACTATTTTCATCATTGTATAATTGTGGAGTGTTAATGTTTGATAAAAATGATCAATTTTTTGATGAGTTAAAAAAAGTGACTATTTCTTCAATGATGCCAGGAATAAAAATTATTGCCGGTGAAAAAGAAAGGGAAATACTTTTTTTACCCAAACCTATTCTTCCTATTGATAATAGTAATTCCAATGATGACGAAATATCAACCAATAAAAAATATAAAAGGATTAGGTATGTTTCTATAGAAGCTTTTAAGGAACTTCAATTTAAATGGAATCAAAATAATGAAAAACTTGAATTTGATTTTAATCCCTTTATTTCTATTGGTGGTAGTTATATATATACAAAAGAAGAATTAGCAGGTTTAAATATTACAACTAATCTTGATAATGTTAAATTGTTACAAAAAAAGACTTTACCTAAAGTTGTGATATCTCGCCTTGATGATACATCTGAAAATTTCTTTTTTCAAGAAGAAGTAGAAGTTAATTACTTTAAAAAAGGTAATTTAACTTTAAAACCCTTTTACTACTTTATTTGTAGGGAAGAAGTATCATTAAAATTTAAAGCAGTGGTGAGATTATTAGCAGATGAGGGTATAGGTGGTAAAAGAAGTTTATTTCATGGTATTTTTGAAAAAGTAGTAGAAGAACAATTTGAGGAAAATTTAATCAACAACAATGGAAATTTATTTATGAGTTTATCTAGCGTAATTCCTCAAAAAGAAGAGTTATCTAAGTTAATGTATTATGATCTTGAAGAAAGAAATGGGTATATATATTCTACTACAGGGAGAAGTTATAGAAAAAAAACAATTAGAGTTATTAAAGAAGGTAGTATATTTTCTGGAAATATTGAAGGGAATATACTTGAAACTCAATATGATGTATTTAATAAACATCCTATATTTCAATATGGACGGGCATTTTTGATTCCCTTTGGGGAGGTGAATAGATGA
- the csm3 gene encoding type III-A CRISPR-associated RAMP protein Csm3, which produces MQLKGKLFVKGKIVAMTGLHIGGSKTDVAIGDIDNSVIKTSEGVPYIPGSSLKGKIRALLEKTKLQEIMDIKKEEKEEKEENSDDNSKETYICNCGECEVCVIFGTGANVDKRKGPTRLIVRDAFLNEKTREKMLKKEGEYKNLQLIYTESKWENSINRLTSKAGMPRQTERVPQGAEFDFQLIYNVMENEDIDRFEKLIYGLRLLEDDYLGGNGSRGYGKVQFIIDEISIKTIPVYLENKETISLLDKDKGQITLNEVPNISDKIKEVLGEM; this is translated from the coding sequence ATGCAATTAAAAGGCAAATTATTTGTCAAAGGTAAAATAGTAGCTATGACAGGTTTACATATTGGGGGTTCAAAAACAGATGTTGCTATTGGTGATATAGATAATAGTGTTATTAAGACTTCTGAGGGAGTTCCATATATTCCAGGTTCTTCATTAAAAGGCAAAATACGTGCATTATTAGAAAAAACAAAATTGCAAGAGATAATGGATATAAAAAAAGAAGAAAAAGAAGAAAAAGAAGAAAATAGTGATGATAATAGTAAAGAAACTTATATCTGTAACTGTGGAGAATGTGAAGTTTGCGTAATTTTCGGAACCGGGGCTAATGTAGATAAAAGAAAAGGTCCTACAAGATTAATTGTAAGGGATGCTTTTTTAAATGAAAAAACAAGGGAAAAAATGCTGAAAAAAGAAGGGGAATATAAAAATTTACAATTAATTTATACAGAAAGTAAATGGGAAAACTCAATAAATAGATTGACTTCAAAGGCTGGTATGCCGAGACAAACAGAAAGAGTTCCTCAAGGTGCAGAATTTGATTTTCAATTAATTTATAATGTTATGGAGAATGAAGATATAGACAGGTTTGAAAAATTAATTTACGGTTTAAGGTTGTTAGAAGATGATTATTTAGGAGGTAATGGTTCCCGGGGATACGGTAAAGTACAATTTATTATTGATGAAATTTCAATAAAAACTATTCCAGTATATTTAGAAAATAAAGAAACGATATCCCTGTTAGATAAAGATAAAGGTCAAATTACATTAAATGAAGTTCCGAATATATCTGATAAGATTAAAGAAGTTCTAGGAGAGATGTAA
- the csm2 gene encoding type III-A CRISPR-associated protein Csm2, which yields MKGYQKPYKQKNYNHNRNKQQKNKENNEKINKLKDLTEYFEKNVLVLNEKSQEYDTFCDKVKEYANELKDLEVTTSMIRKIYARIMNANTILDLKKLRPLFAYTAGKEKKTKAFMELLDKLVKNMDFDKEQVQLRNFKDFMEGIVAYRKYVGEDKDDLKQREV from the coding sequence ATGAAAGGTTACCAAAAACCTTATAAGCAAAAGAATTATAATCACAACCGGAATAAACAGCAAAAAAACAAAGAAAATAATGAAAAAATAAATAAGTTAAAAGACTTAACTGAGTATTTTGAAAAAAATGTACTGGTTTTGAATGAAAAAAGTCAAGAGTATGACACCTTTTGTGATAAGGTTAAAGAATATGCAAATGAATTAAAAGATTTAGAAGTCACTACATCTATGATTAGAAAGATTTATGCAAGGATCATGAATGCAAATACAATACTAGATCTAAAAAAATTAAGGCCTTTATTTGCTTATACTGCAGGTAAGGAAAAGAAAACTAAAGCTTTTATGGAATTATTGGATAAATTAGTGAAAAATATGGATTTTGATAAAGAACAGGTTCAACTTAGGAATTTTAAAGATTTTATGGAAGGAATAGTTGCTTATAGAAAGTATGTTGGGGAAGATAAAGACGATTTAAAACAGAGGGAGGTATAA
- the cas10 gene encoding type III-A CRISPR-associated protein Cas10/Csm1, giving the protein MRDAIYIGALLHDLGKFIERSKEFKVDDSFKVVKTGHPKYSAQFIKVLQERNSFFKGFENIVEYTLYHHEPRNVEEKIIQLADWLSSKEREKDDYAREKYFKTPLYSIFSRLFSENGESYTYQLKPLDISQGFPEKNSSINIEDYKRVVKNFLRELGKVTNCEQLYYLLEKYLWCVPAQTTNYVPDISLFDHSRTTAAIALCLYDEYQNGSLTLNDLRKVDSSDSDKEHFILINGDISGIQNFIFNIPSKGAAKSLKGRSVYISLLTEVIANFIIKELNLKEANLLFNGGGNFYILAPKTAEKQFIKAREKISEILLKSHKGSIYMVMDYIYLAPKDFKDFNLQWNKVKNKINERKIKKWQELDLEKNFEQIFGPFGKVTTEKEHCYLCGIDSSERKIEFNKDIQKSICSLCSSFIDLTSDIAKSNILEIKEIPSQSKKQVNSYLDVFESFGFKYQFKDSKDVAIKLNKNIYLLNDTNFIDNGYRGFKFGAYSLPVNEKDKNNLLTFEEISLMSKGDSKLGLLKLDVDNLGKIFLQGFGENSSISRIASLSRMLALFFQGYINYLVKEKGWEKNLYIVFSGGDDTFVIGSWNIVLDFYEQFYRDFKKFVCDHSEVNFSAAINIFRYDYPVIMSSQIVEESLNRAKKQIRKKEKSPTKNKISLLGEVFNFKEFEKIIEFRNMLLEIIENNSKNKDFGRSFLFKIEKSTLGFRKILEDSSNGLINNFRFWRLAYYLREINCEVEVNGVRKNYAEEILNFYREIVINNLLGKSKNEKIENIMLIPIAVKLALLETREKKEV; this is encoded by the coding sequence TTTTTTTAAAGGTTTTGAAAATATTGTTGAATATACCCTATATCATCATGAACCTAGAAATGTTGAAGAAAAAATAATACAGTTGGCTGATTGGCTTTCTTCTAAAGAAAGGGAAAAAGATGACTATGCAAGGGAAAAATATTTTAAGACACCTTTATACTCAATATTTTCACGTTTATTTTCAGAAAATGGCGAAAGTTACACCTATCAATTAAAACCTTTAGATATATCACAAGGGTTTCCAGAAAAGAATTCGTCTATAAATATTGAGGATTATAAAAGGGTTGTTAAAAATTTTCTAAGGGAATTAGGGAAAGTAACAAATTGCGAACAATTATATTATTTACTAGAAAAATATTTATGGTGTGTTCCAGCACAAACAACAAATTATGTTCCTGATATATCTTTATTTGATCATTCTAGAACAACAGCTGCAATAGCCCTTTGTTTATATGATGAATATCAAAACGGTAGTTTGACATTAAATGATTTAAGAAAAGTGGATAGCAGTGATAGTGACAAAGAACACTTTATATTAATTAATGGTGATATCTCAGGTATTCAAAATTTCATATTTAATATACCAAGTAAAGGTGCAGCAAAATCTTTAAAAGGTCGTTCTGTATATATTTCTTTACTAACAGAAGTGATAGCCAATTTTATAATAAAAGAATTAAATCTAAAAGAAGCAAATCTATTATTTAATGGCGGTGGAAATTTCTATATATTAGCACCAAAAACAGCGGAAAAACAATTTATTAAAGCTAGAGAAAAAATATCAGAAATACTCCTTAAAAGCCATAAGGGATCTATCTACATGGTAATGGATTATATTTATTTAGCACCCAAGGATTTTAAAGACTTTAACTTACAGTGGAATAAAGTTAAAAATAAAATTAATGAGAGAAAAATAAAGAAGTGGCAGGAGTTAGATTTAGAAAAGAATTTTGAACAAATATTTGGTCCATTTGGTAAAGTTACCACAGAAAAAGAGCATTGTTATTTATGTGGAATAGATTCTAGTGAAAGAAAAATTGAATTTAATAAAGATATACAAAAGAGTATTTGTTCTCTTTGCTCTAGTTTTATAGATCTTACATCGGATATTGCAAAATCTAATATTTTGGAAATCAAAGAAATACCTTCACAATCTAAAAAACAAGTTAATTCTTATTTAGATGTTTTTGAGTCCTTTGGTTTTAAATATCAATTTAAAGATAGTAAAGATGTAGCAATAAAACTTAATAAAAATATTTACTTATTAAATGATACAAATTTTATTGATAATGGTTATAGAGGATTTAAGTTTGGTGCATACAGTTTACCTGTTAATGAAAAAGATAAAAATAATTTGTTAACTTTTGAAGAAATATCTTTAATGAGTAAAGGGGATTCGAAGTTAGGTTTATTAAAATTAGATGTTGACAATCTTGGAAAAATATTTTTGCAAGGATTTGGTGAAAATTCAAGCATATCAAGGATAGCTTCTTTGAGCAGAATGCTTGCTTTATTTTTCCAAGGATATATAAATTATTTAGTAAAAGAAAAAGGGTGGGAAAAGAACTTATATATTGTTTTTTCTGGTGGTGACGATACTTTTGTAATTGGTTCTTGGAATATAGTATTGGACTTTTATGAACAATTTTATAGAGATTTTAAAAAATTTGTATGTGACCATTCAGAAGTGAATTTTAGTGCTGCAATTAATATATTTAGATATGATTATCCTGTTATAATGTCTTCCCAAATTGTTGAAGAATCATTAAATCGAGCTAAAAAACAAATTAGAAAGAAAGAAAAGTCCCCTACTAAGAATAAAATTAGTTTACTAGGAGAAGTATTTAATTTTAAAGAATTTGAGAAAATAATTGAGTTCAGAAATATGTTATTAGAGATAATTGAAAATAATTCAAAAAATAAAGATTTTGGGAGAAGCTTCTTATTTAAAATTGAAAAAAGTACATTAGGTTTTAGAAAAATATTAGAAGATTCGTCAAATGGCTTAATAAATAATTTTAGATTTTGGAGATTAGCCTATTATCTGCGGGAAATAAATTGTGAAGTCGAAGTAAATGGAGTTAGAAAAAATTATGCAGAGGAGATATTAAATTTTTATCGAGAAATTGTTATAAATAATTTATTAGGGAAATCGAAAAATGAAAAAATCGAAAACATAATGTTAATTCCTATAGCTGTTAAATTAGCTTTATTGGAAACTAGGGAGAAGAAGGAGGTATAA